The following DNA comes from Epinephelus lanceolatus isolate andai-2023 chromosome 1, ASM4190304v1, whole genome shotgun sequence.
GCCTGAGTcaaagttggcaacactgtcaacaattttacataataaagttattttttttcagtgttcattgatTAGCAAACTTaatgcagtggttctcaaacctTTTCTGCCATTCCCAACTCAGAGGCCAAATAAGTTTTATGCACTTTTTACGCAACtaataaaaaaagatgactTTGTCTACTGGACCATGTCACACTTGGAATTGCTGTATTCTTAGTTCAACTGTAACAAAAATAATTATCTGTAAGAATTTTGTAGAAATTTTCACCTGGAGTCATCCTTgtatgtgtgatgttttgattttAAGTAATATATTAATTTTAATGGTTCTTGTTCTTGTGCGAAGACTGAGTTACTTGTCGCACACTGTGGTTTCAGTCCATTTTTTATCAGTAATCCAGTATGTAAATACATCTTTTACATACTCGAGGATAAATCTGCATTTGACCATCTTGTCTACAAAGGACAATGTAAACGTAGCCTGTCTGGTTTTAATTAAATGGTGGCATTACCACGGCAACAGCTAACATGCATGTCTTTCATGCACCTCTGTCAAAAGAAGTCAGATATCTGATAGCTAagtatttaaataatatttGGGGCCACACTGTCTCTGACTCATCCAGAATGAGTGGGTTGTTGTGACCTACCAGTCAGAAAGCCCGATGAAaggttattgttgtttgtttgtttgttcttcccTTTCTCTACATTGACCTTCCTGTAGGAATTACAATACTCGAATTTCACTGTCTATAATCTGAGTTCAAGATATGTAAGCAATAATTCTGTCTTGTACATGGATTgtaatgtattatttttattttgttatttattattgtcTGTTGTTTTGTACCTTTTTCACCTTTGTAGAGAAAGAGGTTGGGGAACGTCTTCATACTAGGAACCTAACTGAGGCAGAAAAGGCATTCATCCTGACACTGAATCCTGGACACATCCTTGCCTTTGCAACAGGAAGCACCAAAGTACCTGCAATTGGATTTTTTCCCAGTCCAAAACTAACTTTCGTCCATGATGACACGAAACACCTTCCCATCGCTCATACATGCTCTAAAGAGCTTCAGAACTTTGTTAACAGAAAGAATCTAGCCGATGATGATGAGTTTGATTACCATTTTCTTGTGGCTCTCATGAATGGAGCCATTTTTAGTGCAGTGTAGTcaacaaaagaacaaaacaatgcTGAGATTACATAGCTATgcatagacataaaataaataaactggtGGGTGGcttttctgattttatttttcttttctgttaagacatttcataataataacaacaataataactgTTTAGTCTTTCCAAAGTCGTCGGTATGTTGTAGTTAACAGGCTTTACCAAATGTTCACCGCTACTAATTGATACATTGTTGATTCTGATGATGAtctgtcagttatttttatgattgtctataaaatgacagaaaagtttttattttgtttttaccagaGCCAACAAAGAGCAGAGCAGCTGTGTTACAGTTACACATTTACAATCTTGTGGAATACAAATTCCTGCACTCTGTAATACAATGTTTTTCCTTTGTTACCGTCATGTTCAAGAGGGTTTACTGCAGCAACTAGTTCCTGCGTGTCCTGCTGGTTAAGTGTGCTAAAGGAGTAGTCTGCACGAGATGTTGATGCCAAGTCGACTGTTCTTTCCTCATTTGCAGCTTCTGGATGGTTAAGTAACAGAAGATGTCTGTCTAGTGTGAAAAGCTGAACTGGGGTTCTGTTCTGTTCAGAGGAAACTGAATGATTGTTGAATGCAGCTTTAAACTCATTCAAAGTTTGGTTGATCCTGGGAATGTACACATAATGAAGACAAAATAAATCTGATTCATTGTCTACATCCAAGGCCTCCATTGACTCCAGCTCATAGAAAATAGGTGCAAACACATCACAGCAGTTCCTGTTCAGGTCTCGATTGAAGCGTTCAATCCGCTGGTTATGGACAGAGCTTCCAGTCAACACAGAGTTTTCACCTCTATGCTCTCTCATGTGTTCACAGATCTTGACATTCTCCCCTCCATGATCAGTTCGGATGTGAAAAGGCCGACCATGTGCACTGATTGCTGTACTGAAGAGGTCCATAACAGTTTCAGCTCGATTGTTGCTAGAGCACTGCAGAAACGTTAACATCCTACTGTAACCATCCATTGCACAATGTACAACTAATTTCCATCGAATGAGTTTGTGATTGCCATCTATGTGCCAAATATAGTTTGGAAAAGGCACAGTATAAACTCGTctttgtattgttgttgttcttctggACTCAACGCCAGCTCTGTCAACCCTTCTTACAGAGTCTCTGAGACGACGTCTCTGCACTAGAATGTTTCTTGCACGCAAATGTCCATTAAGCATAACTTCTCCTACATGAGGATGTTCTGCCTCGATCTCACTTATTGTTACATCCAGTTCTTCATCAGAAATGTTTGAAAATTTTGTTCGTCTTATGTTGTATTCCCGCATCAGCTTGTATAATGTTGGTCTGGAGATCCGCAGGACTGAAGCAACTTCGGAAAGTGTTGTTCCCAGCAGCAACAAACCTTCGATGTCCTCCTTAGAAATTATGGCACTCCCCTCCTTAAAGAGGGAAGAAACACACCGGTCATTCAGTAATAcaatatcttatcttattttgtcaTGCACAGGAAGTAATCATTATATGGATGCCACCTAAGAAAACACATTGCTAATACGTACGTGTTAATATATTGTttagttgtctgtgtgtgtggggggggggggagaggcAGTATTCTATTGGGCAGTACACTTGTAGAACAATTTGAAGgcaatgtaaaataaaaagatgaaatTAGAAGATGACATTTCAACAACTGCATTTTCAAATGTGCCCCTTACACCTGGAAAAACTGATGTGATGAAAGGAAATGTATGGCTCCAGCAGAATTTGTTGACATTAAGCTCAATGTATGTG
Coding sequences within:
- the LOC144463654 gene encoding uncharacterized protein LOC144463654, which produces MLFQVTAPHSNPQALPAAPTSTSSFATTVASVRSEGSAIISKEDIEGLLLLGTTLSEVASVLRISRPTLYKLMREYNIRRTKFSNISDEELDVTISEIEAEHPHVGEVMLNGHLRARNILVQRRRLRDSVRRVDRAGVESRRTTTIQRRVYTVPFPNYIWHIDGNHKLIRWKLVVHCAMDGYSRMLTFLQCSSNNRAETVMDLFSTAISAHGRPFHIRTDHGGENVKICEHMREHRGENSVLTGSSVHNQRIERFNRDLNRNCCDVFAPIFYELESMEALDVDNESDLFCLHYVYIPRINQTLNEFKAAFNNHSVSSEQNRTPVQLFTLDRHLLLLNHPEAANEERTVDLASTSRADYSFSTLNQQDTQELVAAVNPLEHDGNKGKTLYYRVQEFVFHKIVNV